The Trichosurus vulpecula isolate mTriVul1 chromosome 4, mTriVul1.pri, whole genome shotgun sequence genome contains a region encoding:
- the OXGR1 gene encoding 2-oxoglutarate receptor 1, with the protein MNKGPSNLANTSDAHNYPAAFGNCMDEKNLLKKHYLPIIYGIIFLVGFPGNALVISTYIFKMRPWKSSTIIMLNLACTDLLYLTSLPFLIHYYANDEDWIFGDFMCKFIRFGFHFNLYGSILFLTCFSIFRYFVIIHPMSCFSIHKTRWAVVACIVVWIIALVVVIPMSFLITATQKTNKSACLDLTSSDDLTTIKWYNVILTVVTFCLPLVVVTICYMMIIYNLTQGPHTQSSYKQKARRLAILLLVVFYICFLPFHILRLIRIESRLLLISCHVENQIHAAYIVSRPLAALNTFGNLLLYAVIGDNFQQAICSVVRCKPNCDRQEKGNSNSVTNP; encoded by the coding sequence ATGAATAAAGGACCAAGCAATTTAGCTAATACTTCTGATGCACATAATTATCCAGCTGCATTTGGAAACTGCATGGATGAAAAAAATTTACTCAAGAAACACTACCTCCCTATTATTTATGGCATCATCTTTCTGGTGGGCTTCCCTGGGAATGCTCTAGTCATCTCCACCTACATTTTCAAGATGAGGCCCTGGAAAAGCAGTACCATTATTATGCTGAATTTGGCCTGCACAGACTTGCTGTATTTGACCAGCCTTCCTTTCTTGATCCACTACTATGCCAATGATGAGGATTGGATCTTTGGTGATTTCATGTGCAAGTTCATCCGTTTCGGCTTCCATTTCAACCTGTACGGCAGCATCCTCTTCCTGACCTGTTTTAGCATCTTCCGTTATTTTGTAATCATCCACCCTATGAGCTGCTTTTCCATTCATAAAACCAGATGGGCAGTGGTTGCCTGTATAGTGGTGTGGATCATTGCCTTGGTGGTTGTCATTCCCATGAGCTTCCTGATTACAGCGACTCAGAAGACAAATAAATCGGCTTGCCTTGATCTCACTAGCTCTGATGATCTCACTACCATCAAATGGTATAACGTCATTCTAACAGTTGTCACCTTCTGCTTACCTTTAGTGGTTGTGACTATTTGTTATATGATGATAATCTACAACCTCACTCAAGGACCTCATACCCAGAGCTCTTATAAGCAAAAAGCACGAAGACTGGCTATACTTCTCCTTGTGGTTTTCTACATATGTTTTTTGCCCTTTCATATCTTGAGGCTCATTCGGATTGAATCCCGTCTCCTTTTAATTAGTTGCCATGTGGAGAATCAGATCCATGCTGCTTACATTGTTTCTAGGCCTTTGGCAGCCTTAAACACCTTTGGTAACCTGTTGCTTTATGCTGTGATTGGGGACAACTTTCAGCAAGCTATTTGCTCTGTTGTAAGATGCAAACCAAATTGTGACCGACAGGAAAAAGGGAACAGTAATTCTGTGACTAACCCTTGA